A region of Allocoleopsis franciscana PCC 7113 DNA encodes the following proteins:
- a CDS encoding O-linked N-acetylglucosamine transferase, SPINDLY family protein — MNVQSVSNAYQCLLQGNYNQAAMLYEQAISTEPELKTPYWYLGLVLLLQGQVAEAQTTWLMGMVEGEPAQVELWTEELRAILIQEATRRESLDEPAIALSIRQQLAEICPNDINNNLRLIELAIEQQTYTGDELTELGIIDSIGEQRDAVDLDQLMSTLKKILQYAPLHPPSLELAEACVAYAQTIEQASALINILQKAAIETAYIKKCTPMGVSLAELALRLDPQNREILYHLAALYTLAGEYPQGIETAKLCHSLSHEVPDIIFANYLQLKALLTAGGTYWQQAYPINEQQQLLLKSLVEEPATQPTHLQISRLFNANSFVPYLEDQPQAYCEIRNRIAQLCQTAVQLEDQQTVGRYKERHEKRRQLGNLTKPLKIGYLSYCFRSHSVGWLARWVFQHHNRERFDLYGYFVICDPPNDPLHLWYVNQIPNVFKSNSYREIAEQIYQDEIDILIDLDSITLDTSCLVVARKPAPVQVSWLGWDASGIPAIDYFLGDPYILPESAQEYYTEKIWRLPHTYIAVDGFEVNVPTLRRDQLDIPSDAVIYFSSQRGFKRHPDTARLQMQILKEVPNSYFLIKGGADEEAIEAFFKELAEAEGVESDRLRFLPGVFSEATHRANLGIADVVLDTYPYNGATTTLETLWMGVPLVTRVGEQFAARNSYTMMMNAGITEGIAWTDEEYVEWGIRLGKDELLRQQIVWKLRKSRQTSPLWNAKQFTRDLEDAYEQMWQRYLNASFSNFP; from the coding sequence ATGAATGTTCAATCTGTATCTAACGCTTATCAATGCCTGCTCCAGGGAAATTACAATCAGGCAGCGATGCTCTACGAACAGGCAATTAGCACTGAACCTGAGCTGAAAACTCCCTATTGGTATTTGGGATTGGTGCTATTGTTGCAGGGGCAAGTTGCAGAAGCTCAAACCACTTGGCTGATGGGGATGGTGGAGGGTGAACCCGCTCAGGTTGAGCTGTGGACAGAGGAACTCAGGGCGATCTTAATCCAAGAAGCGACCAGGCGAGAATCTCTGGATGAGCCAGCGATTGCTTTATCCATCCGTCAACAACTGGCGGAAATTTGTCCGAATGATATTAATAACAATTTACGGTTAATTGAACTAGCCATTGAGCAGCAGACTTATACGGGTGATGAGTTAACAGAATTAGGCATCATTGACAGCATTGGTGAGCAACGAGATGCCGTAGACTTAGACCAATTAATGTCAACCTTAAAAAAAATTTTGCAGTATGCGCCATTGCACCCCCCCTCATTAGAGTTAGCAGAGGCTTGTGTGGCTTATGCTCAAACTATAGAGCAGGCTTCGGCGTTAATTAACATCTTACAGAAAGCTGCAATTGAGACTGCCTATATTAAAAAATGCACCCCCATGGGGGTTAGTCTTGCCGAACTAGCGTTACGCCTCGACCCTCAAAACCGAGAGATTTTGTACCATTTAGCTGCACTTTATACTCTGGCAGGTGAATACCCACAGGGTATCGAGACGGCTAAGTTGTGCCATTCCCTTTCCCACGAAGTCCCGGATATTATTTTTGCCAATTACTTACAGCTAAAAGCCTTACTCACGGCTGGCGGAACTTATTGGCAACAAGCCTACCCAATTAATGAGCAACAACAATTACTTCTAAAGTCACTGGTTGAGGAACCTGCAACACAACCAACCCATCTCCAGATTTCACGGCTGTTTAATGCCAATAGCTTTGTTCCCTATCTGGAGGATCAACCCCAAGCCTATTGTGAAATTCGTAACCGAATCGCTCAGTTGTGCCAAACGGCTGTTCAATTGGAAGATCAACAGACTGTTGGGCGATACAAGGAGCGACATGAAAAGCGCCGCCAGTTGGGGAATTTAACCAAACCGCTCAAGATTGGATACTTATCCTATTGTTTCCGATCGCATTCAGTGGGTTGGTTAGCACGATGGGTATTTCAACACCATAATCGCGAACGTTTCGATCTTTATGGCTACTTCGTGATTTGTGACCCCCCGAACGATCCCTTACACCTGTGGTATGTTAACCAGATTCCTAACGTCTTCAAATCCAACAGTTATCGAGAAATTGCCGAGCAGATTTATCAAGATGAAATCGATATTCTTATTGATCTCGATAGCATCACATTGGATACTAGCTGTCTAGTGGTGGCACGAAAACCCGCACCCGTTCAAGTTAGCTGGTTGGGTTGGGATGCCTCTGGCATTCCGGCGATTGATTACTTTCTTGGCGATCCTTATATATTGCCGGAATCGGCTCAAGAGTATTACACCGAAAAAATTTGGCGTTTACCACACACCTATATTGCCGTAGATGGTTTTGAGGTTAATGTACCCACTCTACGCCGTGATCAACTCGATATTCCCAGTGATGCGGTGATTTATTTTAGTTCTCAACGCGGATTTAAACGTCATCCTGATACAGCACGGCTGCAAATGCAGATTCTCAAAGAAGTGCCCAATAGTTACTTTCTGATCAAAGGTGGTGCGGATGAAGAAGCTATTGAAGCTTTCTTTAAGGAATTAGCCGAAGCGGAAGGGGTAGAAAGCGATCGCCTACGATTTCTCCCAGGAGTGTTTTCCGAAGCGACTCACCGTGCTAATTTGGGCATTGCGGATGTGGTACTCGATACTTACCCCTACAATGGCGCGACAACAACTCTAGAAACACTGTGGATGGGTGTTCCCTTGGTGACGCGAGTGGGAGAGCAATTTGCCGCTCGAAACAGCTATACCATGATGATGAATGCAGGCATTACCGAAGGCATTGCTTGGACGGATGAAGAATATGTGGAGTGGGGGATTCGCTTGGGTAAAGATGAATTGCTACGCCAACAAATTGTCTGGAAACTGAGAAAGTCAAGGCAAACCTCACCCTTATGGAATGCCAAACAGTTCACTCGTGACTTGGAAGATGCCTACGAGCAAATGTGGCAAAGATATCTAAATGCAAGTTTTAGCAATTTCCCGTGA
- a CDS encoding type IV pilin-like G/H family protein: MKLEFQAKFLQHLNKKKSQEGFTLIELLVVIIIIGILAAIALPSLLGQVNKAKQSEARNNIGALNRAQQATYLEFGTFSTDTTLLGVAVGGGGNYLYTILTNDTSQVANNIANANTNVADQSPGKTLKSYLGLNGTVQGNNQTSEALTIAAACESTKVGNEGQVAALQTPEFETSGSTTIMKCPADFRNLSGKRN, encoded by the coding sequence ATGAAGCTGGAATTTCAAGCCAAGTTCCTGCAACACCTGAACAAGAAGAAGTCACAAGAAGGGTTCACGCTGATTGAACTGCTGGTTGTGATTATTATTATTGGGATTCTGGCGGCGATCGCTCTACCATCCCTACTGGGTCAGGTGAATAAAGCCAAGCAATCTGAAGCTAGAAACAATATTGGTGCTTTGAACCGGGCACAACAGGCGACTTACCTGGAATTTGGTACGTTTTCTACGGATACTACACTTTTAGGTGTGGCTGTTGGCGGCGGCGGCAACTACTTGTATACGATTTTGACAAACGATACTAGTCAGGTAGCAAATAACATTGCCAACGCAAACACCAATGTAGCAGACCAATCACCCGGTAAAACGCTGAAAAGCTATTTAGGACTCAATGGTACCGTTCAAGGGAACAATCAAACCAGTGAGGCACTGACGATTGCGGCAGCTTGTGAGAGTACCAAAGTCGGAAATGAAGGCCAGGTTGCTGCACTGCAAACACCGGAATTTGAGACTTCAGGCAGCACCACGATTATGAAGTGTCCGGCTGACTTTAGAAACCTATCCGGTAAGAGGAACTAG
- a CDS encoding class I SAM-dependent methyltransferase: MDEQASELQEKIRQQFNFGPYPRIPIDRSPQEEISGLYIHNLVTPYYLRNQKFINTENKLILDAGCGSGYKALILAQANPGAKVVGIDLSENSLELARERFKHHGVETAEFHVLSIYDLPQLGLEFDYINCDELLYLFPEPAIALQAMKSVLKPQGMIRSNLHSSIQRVGFFRAQEIFKMIGLMEDNPEDMEIEITLDFMKALKNGVDLKVKTWDSNYEGENQKEAVLMNYLFQGDKGYTISELFTALRNADLEFISMVNWRQWKLMDLFREPDNLPVSLAMILSEASIEEQLRLFELLHPIHRLLDFWCGHPDQAQPFVPIAEWTTVDWENAQVHLHPQLRTPNTKTELVRCITQLQPFEISKYLPVTGQSSLIDSSIAACLLPLWESAQLFPSLVERWQKLRPVHPVTGESTTPEEAFDIVKQALAGLEESGYILLEHLS; the protein is encoded by the coding sequence ATGGATGAACAAGCTTCTGAATTACAAGAAAAAATTCGTCAACAGTTTAACTTTGGTCCTTATCCCAGGATTCCTATTGACCGATCTCCTCAAGAGGAGATCAGCGGGCTTTATATTCATAACTTAGTCACACCTTATTATTTAAGAAATCAAAAATTTATTAATACAGAAAACAAACTTATTTTAGATGCTGGATGTGGTAGCGGTTACAAAGCATTAATCTTAGCTCAAGCCAATCCGGGGGCAAAAGTGGTAGGAATTGATCTTTCAGAAAATTCCCTGGAGTTAGCACGAGAGCGCTTCAAACATCATGGAGTTGAAACAGCAGAATTCCATGTACTTTCTATTTATGATTTACCTCAGCTAGGATTAGAGTTTGACTATATTAATTGCGATGAATTACTTTATCTATTTCCGGAACCAGCCATCGCCTTGCAGGCCATGAAATCAGTGTTAAAACCCCAGGGAATGATTCGCAGCAATCTCCACAGTTCAATACAGCGAGTCGGATTTTTCCGCGCTCAAGAAATTTTTAAAATGATCGGGTTAATGGAGGATAATCCGGAGGATATGGAGATTGAAATTACCTTGGATTTCATGAAAGCTCTGAAGAACGGTGTTGACCTCAAGGTTAAAACTTGGGACTCCAATTATGAAGGAGAAAACCAGAAAGAAGCGGTTTTGATGAATTATTTGTTCCAAGGTGATAAAGGTTACACCATTTCGGAATTATTTACAGCACTAAGAAATGCTGATTTAGAATTTATCAGTATGGTCAACTGGCGACAATGGAAATTAATGGATTTGTTTAGAGAGCCAGATAATTTACCTGTATCTCTCGCCATGATATTGTCAGAGGCTTCTATAGAAGAGCAGCTACGTTTATTTGAACTTTTACATCCCATCCATCGATTATTAGACTTCTGGTGCGGACATCCCGACCAAGCTCAGCCTTTTGTACCGATTGCCGAATGGACAACCGTCGATTGGGAAAACGCCCAAGTTCACTTGCATCCCCAGTTGAGAACCCCCAACACCAAAACTGAACTGGTGAGATGTATTACCCAGTTACAACCGTTTGAAATCAGCAAGTATCTACCCGTCACTGGACAGTCGAGCCTGATCGATAGTAGTATTGCCGCTTGTCTGTTGCCCTTGTGGGAGTCGGCGCAGTTATTTCCTTCTCTGGTGGAACGTTGGCAAAAATTACGCCCGGTCCATCCCGTCACCGGAGAATCAACCACTCCAGAAGAAGCGTTTGACATTGTGAAACAGGCGCTGGCTGGGTTAGAAGAATCCGGGTATATCCTGCTGGAACATTTATCCTAA
- the trxB gene encoding thioredoxin-disulfide reductase, translating to MSNPTVENLVIIGSGPAGYTAAIYAARANLKPVMFEGFQAGGLPGGQLMTTTEVENFPGFPEGITGPQLMDRMKAQAERWGTQCYTEDVTFVDLSQRPFIVRSSEREVRTHSLVIATGATAKRLGLPCEGEFWSRGISACAICDGATPIFHAAELAVVGGGDSAAEEAVYLTKYGSHVHLLVRRDEMRASKTMQDRVLNNPKITVHWNTEPVDVFGENGRMTGVKVRDPRTGEERDLRVKGLFYAIGHKPNTALFEGQLELDDVGYIVTKPGSVETSVEGVFAAGDVQDHEFRQAITAAGTGCMAAMLSERWLSVNHLITEYHQQLQSSETPPAAQVSEEATSEKPEEDFNINQTRHEGGYALRKLFHESDRLIVVKYVSPSCSPCRMLKPILNKVVDEFEGKIHFVEIDITQDPDIAENAQVMGTPTIQFFKDKELLENSQGVKQKSEYRRLIERYLPASASLDK from the coding sequence ATGTCCAACCCAACCGTAGAAAATCTAGTGATCATCGGCTCTGGCCCTGCTGGATATACAGCAGCTATCTATGCCGCACGGGCGAATCTGAAGCCTGTGATGTTTGAAGGGTTTCAAGCTGGAGGGCTTCCTGGTGGGCAGTTAATGACCACGACGGAAGTAGAAAACTTTCCAGGCTTTCCGGAAGGCATTACCGGACCTCAACTAATGGATCGGATGAAAGCACAGGCAGAACGCTGGGGGACACAGTGCTATACCGAAGATGTCACCTTTGTAGATTTGAGCCAACGCCCGTTTATTGTCCGTTCCTCAGAACGCGAGGTTAGAACTCATAGCCTGGTAATTGCTACGGGGGCAACCGCGAAACGGTTGGGACTTCCCTGTGAAGGAGAGTTCTGGAGTCGTGGCATCTCTGCCTGTGCGATTTGTGATGGGGCTACCCCAATTTTTCACGCTGCGGAACTTGCGGTAGTCGGCGGTGGTGACTCAGCGGCTGAAGAAGCCGTTTATTTAACGAAGTATGGCTCTCACGTCCACCTACTGGTACGCCGGGATGAAATGCGGGCAAGTAAAACCATGCAAGATCGGGTTTTGAATAACCCTAAAATTACAGTGCATTGGAATACTGAGCCAGTGGATGTGTTTGGTGAGAATGGTCGGATGACAGGCGTGAAAGTCCGTGATCCGAGAACGGGTGAAGAACGGGACTTACGGGTTAAGGGTTTATTTTATGCGATCGGTCATAAACCCAATACCGCCTTATTTGAAGGGCAATTAGAACTCGATGATGTAGGTTATATTGTCACCAAACCGGGGTCAGTGGAGACAAGCGTAGAAGGGGTTTTTGCGGCTGGCGATGTCCAAGATCACGAGTTTCGTCAGGCAATCACGGCGGCGGGTACGGGTTGTATGGCGGCAATGCTCTCAGAACGTTGGCTTTCTGTCAATCACTTGATTACTGAGTACCATCAGCAGTTACAGTCGTCTGAAACTCCACCAGCAGCACAAGTAAGCGAAGAAGCGACCTCGGAAAAACCGGAAGAGGACTTTAATATTAACCAAACACGGCATGAAGGGGGTTATGCGCTGCGGAAGTTGTTCCACGAGAGCGATCGCCTGATTGTAGTAAAATATGTCTCACCAAGCTGCTCTCCTTGTCGTATGCTTAAGCCAATTCTCAACAAAGTAGTCGATGAGTTTGAGGGCAAAATTCACTTTGTCGAAATTGACATTACCCAAGATCCAGATATTGCCGAGAATGCTCAGGTGATGGGGACGCCAACTATTCAATTCTTCAAGGACAAGGAATTGTTAGAAAACAGTCAAGGCGTGAAACAAAAGAGCGAGTATCGCAGGCTGATTGAAAGGTATCTGCCAGCAAGTGCTTCCTTAGATAAGTAA
- a CDS encoding tetratricopeptide repeat-containing glycosyltransferase family 2 protein — translation MNHPEHLLKKTNLSLCMIVKNERENLSRCLASAQSYVSEIVVVDTGSEDETPEIAKQFGAKLEYFEWCNDFAAARNYALSKVTGDWILVLDADEELIVTSEDFLIQLTSSPEIIAYSLSLTDVDSPQRMTPLQTPRLFRNKEEFRYVSGYHEQLTYQGRAISHNLIGQLDGLEILHYGYGVNQIYQKNVNRNIPILESIRQQEGLSIMLLYCLAGMYSDTQQIEKAQECYAEAFDKLLPDLMDGTVPKQSGFVPSLMFILGTQFLQEEDYETVRLICQRGLEWFPNHPPLNYLTGSALKILGFPLGASVYFKTCLELNRNNNYYKGEPFEQRYMTTYPAYDLGRIYIELEQPQEALAAFELVLSFDANFMDAQQKVDMIKQYLATQA, via the coding sequence ATGAATCATCCTGAACATTTATTAAAAAAGACAAACTTGTCCCTTTGTATGATTGTAAAGAATGAAAGAGAGAATTTGTCACGATGCTTAGCGAGTGCTCAATCTTATGTTAGTGAAATCGTTGTAGTTGATACCGGATCTGAAGATGAGACCCCAGAAATTGCTAAACAATTTGGAGCCAAACTTGAATACTTTGAATGGTGTAATGATTTTGCAGCGGCTCGTAATTATGCACTCTCTAAAGTAACAGGTGACTGGATTTTAGTCTTGGATGCAGATGAAGAACTGATCGTTACCTCTGAGGATTTTTTAATTCAACTCACCTCATCACCAGAAATCATTGCTTACTCTTTAAGTCTAACGGATGTTGATAGCCCACAAAGAATGACTCCGTTACAGACTCCGAGATTATTCCGGAATAAAGAAGAATTCAGATATGTTAGCGGTTATCATGAACAACTCACCTACCAAGGTCGAGCTATTAGTCATAATCTCATTGGGCAACTAGATGGCTTAGAAATTTTACATTATGGATATGGGGTTAATCAGATATATCAGAAGAATGTTAACCGTAATATTCCAATTTTAGAAAGCATTCGGCAGCAAGAAGGACTCAGCATTATGCTTTTGTACTGCCTTGCTGGCATGTATAGTGATACTCAGCAAATAGAAAAAGCTCAGGAATGCTATGCAGAAGCGTTTGATAAGTTACTTCCCGATTTGATGGATGGAACAGTGCCAAAACAATCTGGCTTTGTTCCTTCATTGATGTTTATCTTAGGAACACAATTCCTCCAAGAGGAAGACTATGAAACGGTAAGATTAATATGTCAGCGAGGACTTGAATGGTTTCCTAACCATCCACCATTAAACTACTTAACGGGTTCAGCTCTAAAAATACTAGGATTCCCCCTTGGCGCAAGTGTATATTTTAAAACTTGCCTGGAATTAAATCGAAATAATAACTACTACAAAGGGGAGCCATTTGAACAGAGATATATGACAACCTATCCAGCTTACGATCTAGGGCGCATATACATTGAGTTGGAACAACCACAAGAAGCATTAGCTGCCTTTGAATTGGTACTTTCCTTTGATGCTAACTTTATGGATGCTCAGCAAAAAGTAGATATGATTAAACAATATTTAGCTACTCAAGCTTAG
- a CDS encoding ABC transporter permease — protein MTPTRLRLPRFLQSSERPSLSMQLMGVGLMITLLFVLIAIFAPTFQAWGWLQNPIESLTNPIHEPPGAKHWFGTTNQGYDVFSRTLFASQAALRVVLLATTLSLIIGVPLGLVSGYLGGKLDRVLLFFMDTIYTLPGLLLSVTLAFVVGRGILNAAIALSISYIPQYYRVVRNHTASVKNELFIEAAQAMGASTNRVLSRYLFLNVIQSVPVLFTLNAADAILILGGLGFLGLGLPEQTPEWGQDLRLALSALPTGIWWTALFPGLAMTLMVVGLSLLGEGLSEFINPHGRR, from the coding sequence ATGACCCCGACTCGACTTCGATTGCCCCGCTTTTTGCAATCTTCTGAACGTCCCAGCCTCTCGATGCAATTGATGGGAGTGGGATTAATGATTACTCTGTTATTCGTATTAATCGCTATTTTCGCTCCCACCTTTCAGGCTTGGGGATGGCTGCAAAACCCGATAGAATCACTCACTAACCCCATCCATGAACCTCCAGGAGCAAAGCACTGGTTCGGTACAACTAACCAAGGTTATGATGTCTTCTCTCGCACATTGTTTGCTTCTCAAGCCGCCTTGCGAGTCGTATTGCTGGCGACAACCCTGAGTCTGATTATCGGTGTTCCCTTAGGTTTAGTCAGTGGTTATTTGGGTGGAAAATTAGACCGGGTGTTGTTGTTTTTCATGGACACCATCTACACCCTACCCGGACTGCTGCTGTCGGTAACACTAGCCTTTGTGGTAGGGCGGGGGATATTGAATGCCGCGATCGCACTTAGCATTTCCTACATTCCTCAGTATTATCGGGTCGTCCGCAACCATACCGCTAGTGTGAAAAACGAACTCTTCATCGAAGCCGCGCAAGCCATGGGCGCTTCTACAAACCGAGTGCTGTCTCGCTACTTGTTTCTCAACGTGATTCAGAGCGTACCTGTATTATTTACCCTCAATGCAGCGGATGCCATCTTGATTTTAGGTGGCTTGGGATTTTTAGGACTGGGACTGCCCGAACAGACGCCAGAATGGGGGCAAGATTTACGTCTAGCACTCAGTGCTCTCCCTACGGGAATTTGGTGGACAGCTCTTTTTCCCGGTTTAGCCATGACATTGATGGTGGTGGGATTGTCCCTTTTAGGAGAGGGATTGAGTGAATTTATCAACCCCCACGGGCGTCGTTAA
- a CDS encoding ROK family protein has translation MVESEVIGIDLGGTAIKLGRFHTDGTCVQSLSVATPQPATPTAVVEAITQAITQLTSNHSIIAAIGVGTPGPTDAAGRIARVAINLSGWNDVPLAEMLEAKTGCPTVIANDANCAGLGEAWLGAGRRFRHLILLTLGTGVGGAIILDGKLFTGHQGAAGELGLITLNPDGPMCNSGNRGSLEQYVSVQAIRRRTGKEPAELGAMAKEGDKSALEFWQSYGRNLGIGLASLIYILTPEAIVIGGGVSASAEFFFPAALAEIEQRVLPSSRAGLKLLVAELGNQAGMVGAAKLAWQMVEIGG, from the coding sequence GTGGTTGAGTCCGAGGTCATTGGCATCGATTTAGGGGGAACTGCAATCAAGCTGGGACGATTTCACACAGATGGGACTTGTGTACAGTCTTTAAGTGTGGCAACACCGCAACCCGCAACACCAACGGCGGTTGTGGAGGCAATCACCCAAGCCATTACCCAACTTACTTCTAATCACTCAATTATTGCAGCGATCGGTGTGGGTACTCCTGGCCCCACGGATGCAGCCGGTCGCATTGCTAGAGTTGCCATTAACCTATCAGGTTGGAACGATGTCCCCCTAGCTGAGATGTTAGAAGCCAAGACGGGTTGCCCTACCGTGATCGCTAATGATGCCAACTGTGCCGGGTTGGGAGAAGCTTGGTTAGGCGCGGGGCGTCGGTTTCGCCATCTGATTTTGTTGACGTTAGGCACAGGGGTTGGCGGTGCAATTATTCTGGATGGTAAACTCTTTACCGGTCATCAGGGGGCTGCCGGGGAGTTGGGGTTAATTACGTTGAATCCAGATGGCCCAATGTGTAATAGCGGAAATCGAGGTTCTTTGGAGCAATATGTCTCGGTTCAGGCCATTCGACGCCGTACTGGAAAGGAACCCGCTGAACTTGGTGCTATGGCGAAAGAGGGCGATAAGTCCGCTTTGGAATTTTGGCAAAGCTATGGACGCAATTTAGGAATTGGGTTAGCTAGCCTCATCTATATCCTGACTCCGGAAGCGATTGTGATTGGCGGTGGAGTCAGTGCGAGTGCGGAGTTTTTCTTTCCTGCGGCTTTAGCTGAAATTGAGCAACGAGTATTGCCGAGTTCCCGTGCTGGGTTAAAGTTACTGGTGGCTGAGTTGGGCAATCAGGCTGGAATGGTGGGGGCGGCAAAATTGGCTTGGCAAATGGTGGAAATTGGCGGTTAG
- a CDS encoding FGGY family carbohydrate kinase, with the protein MLLGIDLGTGSAKALLLDIDGTVMSEASSSYGVKVPHPGWAESNSISLVT; encoded by the coding sequence ATGCTACTAGGCATTGATTTAGGTACTGGATCTGCTAAAGCTTTGCTTCTGGATATAGATGGAACTGTGATGAGTGAGGCATCGAGTTCTTATGGCGTCAAAGTACCGCATCCTGGATGGGCTGAGAGTAATTCAATATCGCTGGTTACTTGA